CCTGTTGAGATATACCAAAAGCGGCATTGATCAAAATCACGGCCAGTGCAAACTGAAATACCACTAATCCCTTTCTTAACCACCTGGCTTCACCTTTGAGTTTGAACTGTCCGTTGGTAATGTCTGTTGCACGAAATCGAGTAATCAACCAGGCTGGATACAGGGCTACAAACATGACCAACAAGAAGTAAATGACTATGAAAACAAGTACAAAGGGCAGCCCCAAGACCGTATTGTCCAATAAGACATCTATTCCTAATCGAATACCTGTCAGGGAATTGAAGAAGGGTTGCAGCAGCAGCATCATCATCACCGAGAGGCCAAGTGATATGACATTGAACAACAAAGCTTCCGTAATAAATTGAAACATAATCTGCTGCTGACCTGCTCCTACTGATTTTCTAATGCCAATCTCTTTGGCACGCTGCAATGAACGACTGGAGGTCAAATTGATATAATTGATCCACGCCACCACAACGATGAAACAGGCAATGGCCAGCATGATCCAAACCACCTTTCCATCAATGGTCTGTCCGATTTCATACTCCATGGTATTGTCCATGTGCGCGTCAAGCATGGGCTGTAAACTAAATCTTTCGACACCACCAGAAACTTCCCCATCTTTGAAATACCTGATACCAAATTCTTCCAGCTTGTCGTCCAGTGATGCTGGAGTCACTCCCTCAGTCAATCTCACATAATGGTAAAAATCTGACCAGGCCCAGCTATTGTCAGCACCTTTCCCTGCTGATGCGATAAACGTTTGATATGAGATCAGAAGGTCAAACTGCAGGTGCGATTGTTTCGGAGGATCTTTCATGATCCCGGTCACTTTCGTTGGATTGCCGTAAAGATCAATAGATTTCCCAATCATTGACGAAACAGACTCGCCTTTAGGAAGTAATCGCTTCGCAAAACTTTCTGTAAAAACTGCCTGATAGGGCTCACTCAAGGCAGTAGCAGGATCACCATGCAACATGGGGAACGAGAAGAAATTAAGAAAATACTCATCCGCTGTAATATATCGATGCGATAAGTACAACTCCTCTTCAAAACCGATGTAAGCCCGAGAGCTCAAGGTCATGCGTGTATACGCCTCTACCTCAGGGAAATCACGATGAAGCGTCGGGCCAATGGTCGGATAAGTGATGGTTCCTCGTTGGACCAGATTACCATTTTGATAGCGACTATTGACCACACGAAAGATGTTATCAGCCTCGGCATGAAACCGATCAAAACCAGTTTCAAACAATACATACTGAAAAATAAGCAGCGCGACCGTGAGTCCGGAAACCAATCCGAGTAGGTTGATTGTGGCATAGGTGCGGTTGCGTGTCAGGTCTCTCAACGAGACTTTGACGTAGTTTTTAAATAACGACATGTGATTTTGAGTTTTTGACAATTGCTTTTTTCTGAGTCGATGAAAGCGCAAGAAGGCGAGCGCATTAAGGCAGTAGTTGCGATCAGCCTTATCGGGACTTCTGATCTGATCCAGTTCATAGAGTTCTTCCAGGTCCCCAAAAATGGATTCTTTAAGCTCCGGGTGGCAGAGTTTCGTAATCAGGTAAGTGATCAGTCGCCGGATCATTCAAAGGCTACTTTAGGAATGCCATCCCACAATTTTTCCCGCATTCCACGAGAATTCTCCAGTGCTGCCTGACCACTTTTGGTTACTCTAAACAGGAGTTTGCGCTTACCACCTCGCTCAGCGGTAGGATCGCTGTACCTTGATTCAAGGAAGCTCTTTTCCTTCAAGCGCTGCAACACATTATGCACCGTACTAATGGTGATCGACCGGTTGCATTTTTCCTCTATCTCTAGCTTTATCACTACCCCGTATGCATTATCAAAGAGATTGGCAACGACCAATAGCACGATCTCTTCCAGTTCTCCTAAATGTGTTCCCTTCATGGATTTATTTTTTCGACAAAAACGAATTTAATATATAATTCGTAAATGTCGAATTAATGTTTCAACATTTCTAATCGGTTGATATAAAAAAGCCCGATCAGCTACACTGATCGGGCTCATTTTCTAACTTAAAATGGAAATTACTTTTTCAAAAACTTCGAATGCTGTCCTTCAATTGAGAAGAAGTACACACCCGCCTTTTGATTCCATAGTTGAATTTCCTGGTCCACAGTATCCAGCGTACCTTTCAGCACAACCTTTCCTGTCATGTCGGTGATGATATAAGGTTTTCCAATCCACGAAGGATTTATGTTAGATAAGGATATCGAATAGCTTGCTGGGTTCGGATGAATTTTTAATCCTTCGATTTCACTCGGTACGGATAATACAGGATCTAAAAGGATGGTTACCATCCCGGTGCTGATACCTCCATTAAGGTCATCTACTTGTATTTCTAATTCAAACTGAGGATTGATGTCAATATCTAGTGCGGTCGAATTCGCAACTTTGATTTCTCCAGCTAGATCGACAATAAATGCCCCATCGGTATTACCACTCATCAGTGTCACTTCCGGGGTACAACAGTCTTCATCCGAGTATACAATTGTGCCTACGACTGATCCATTAG
This DNA window, taken from Cytophagales bacterium, encodes the following:
- a CDS encoding helix-turn-helix transcriptional regulator encodes the protein MKGTHLGELEEIVLLVVANLFDNAYGVVIKLEIEEKCNRSITISTVHNVLQRLKEKSFLESRYSDPTAERGGKRKLLFRVTKSGQAALENSRGMREKLWDGIPKVAFE
- a CDS encoding ABC transporter permease codes for the protein MIRRLITYLITKLCHPELKESIFGDLEELYELDQIRSPDKADRNYCLNALAFLRFHRLRKKQLSKTQNHMSLFKNYVKVSLRDLTRNRTYATINLLGLVSGLTVALLIFQYVLFETGFDRFHAEADNIFRVVNSRYQNGNLVQRGTITYPTIGPTLHRDFPEVEAYTRMTLSSRAYIGFEEELYLSHRYITADEYFLNFFSFPMLHGDPATALSEPYQAVFTESFAKRLLPKGESVSSMIGKSIDLYGNPTKVTGIMKDPPKQSHLQFDLLISYQTFIASAGKGADNSWAWSDFYHYVRLTEGVTPASLDDKLEEFGIRYFKDGEVSGGVERFSLQPMLDAHMDNTMEYEIGQTIDGKVVWIMLAIACFIVVVAWINYINLTSSRSLQRAKEIGIRKSVGAGQQQIMFQFITEALLFNVISLGLSVMMMLLLQPFFNSLTGIRLGIDVLLDNTVLGLPFVLVFIVIYFLLVMFVALYPAWLITRFRATDITNGQFKLKGEARWLRKGLVVFQFALAVILINAAFGISQQVDFMIKKDLGLDIEHSMVVYGPAMTNWDSTFIHKMDRFKNEASAVSGVKMVSSTSRMAGNQMGRVFQLRNLSNPEAKDLTMNNIHVDHEFDEVLGLNIIAGRSLEFTDHNFDGNLVTSLLMNEAAVPYLGFENAEASIGRRLNFHGKDWTIVGVVNDFHQMSLHDAIEPILFLPYMGTQHSFLVKFEGRESETAIANIRQVYDAIYPGNYFDYYFLEDSYHQQYQADLRLGKISNIFTILSIIMVVLGLYGLLTMTLDRKVKEIGIRKVLGARIDQILMILSKEFLGLMMIALIVGIPLSIIGIANWKEEFAYVADFSSVGVVVSSILIIGISLLPLLIQSRKVTTNNPVESLRNE